CAATGAAAACGGCGCGCGTCTGGCGGTTGATGAAATCAACACGCAGGGTTTGACTATCGACGGCCACAAGATCCAGTTGGAACTCGACGCGCAAGACGACGCCGCGGACCCGAAAACGGGCACGGCGGTCGCCGAAAAATTCGTCGACGATCATGTCGTTGCCGTGGTCGGCCACTTGAATTCGGGCGTCTCGATTCCTGCGTCGAAGATTTATAGCGATGCAGGCATCGTGCAAATCTCGCCGTCGTCGACGAACCCGGGGTACACGCAACAAGGTTTCAAGACGACGTATCGTGTGGTCGCGACCGACGCCCAGCAGGGGCCGGCGCTGGCCAATTACGCAACTAAGGTGCTTAACGCGAAACGCATCGCGATCGTCGACGACTCGAGCGTCTACGGCAAGGGATTGGCAGACGAGTTTGCGAAAGCAGCACAGGCGAGCGGCGCAAGGATCGTTGTGCGCGAAACCACGAATGACAGGGCTACGGAGTTTCAGGCCGTCCTTAGAAAGATCAAGAGTGTTCAGCCGGACGTGATCATGTTCGGCGGCATGGACGCGACGGGCGGGCCGTTTACCAAACAGGCGGCGGCGCTCGGTATCAGGGCAAAAATCCTTGGCGGCGACGGTGTGTGTACCGACAAGGTGGGTGAGCTGGCGGGAACCGCCGTGCAAAACCTGGTCTGTTCGGAGGCAGGACTCGCGCTTTCGAAAATGGACAAGGGAGCGGACTTCGAAAAGAAGTACGTGGACCGCTTCCACACACCGGTGCAGATTTACGCGCCGTTCACGTATGACGCTGTGTACGTGATTGTCGATGCAATGAAGCGCGCTAATTCAATCGAGGCGCCCAAGGTGCTGGCTGCGATGCCGTCGACCGATTACAACGGGGTAATCGGCCACATCGCGTTCGACGACAAGGGTGATTTGAAAGAGAGCGCCATTACGCTTTACGACTTCAAGGACGGCAAGAAAGCAGTTCTCGACGTCGTGAAGATGTGATGACGGGACGTTCAGCCTGACGGCACCGAAACCACCCAACGGTGCCGTTTTTGCATCCGCCCAAGGCAAGCCCGCGACTGTCATCCAGTCGTCAAGGCGAACCGGCGGCGGATAACCCTTACCGGTC
The nucleotide sequence above comes from Paraburkholderia sp. FT54. Encoded proteins:
- a CDS encoding branched-chain amino acid ABC transporter substrate-binding protein yields the protein MRAKFAYAVSIAAAVAMLTACGKKQDGEAGAGASAAMAAAAPASEATIVKIGHAAPLTGPIAHLGKDNENGARLAVDEINTQGLTIDGHKIQLELDAQDDAADPKTGTAVAEKFVDDHVVAVVGHLNSGVSIPASKIYSDAGIVQISPSSTNPGYTQQGFKTTYRVVATDAQQGPALANYATKVLNAKRIAIVDDSSVYGKGLADEFAKAAQASGARIVVRETTNDRATEFQAVLRKIKSVQPDVIMFGGMDATGGPFTKQAAALGIRAKILGGDGVCTDKVGELAGTAVQNLVCSEAGLALSKMDKGADFEKKYVDRFHTPVQIYAPFTYDAVYVIVDAMKRANSIEAPKVLAAMPSTDYNGVIGHIAFDDKGDLKESAITLYDFKDGKKAVLDVVKM